ATTGGCCATGTGTTGATTATTGTTAACTTGGGCGGTAGTTCTTAGAAATGGATTGTACTGTTTTccacttttgtatatgtttgttgttttccataatacaaaatagttttaaaatcatttgttctgactgggcacagtggctaatgcctgtaatacagcactttgggaagctgaggtgggtggatcgcttgagcccaggagttcaagatcagcctgggcaacatagtgagactctgtctctacaaaaatacaaaaattacccaggcatggtagcctgcatctgtagtctcagtaacttgggaggctgaagtgggaggttggcttgagcctaaagaggtggaggttgcaatgaactgagatcacgccattgcactccagcctgggtgacagagccagaccctgtctcaaataaacccacacacaaaaaagaaaaaaaaatcatttgttcattaagaatttatttattgagtaactactatgtgccagacactgtcctGGGTGCTTGCGATGCATTTGTGAACAAAGTTAAAAATCTCTTGCCTTGTAACTTACATTCTAGCTTGGAATGGGGTATGTAGAAGGAACGTGAATAGTAAACATGATGAGTTAGTGAATTTTATAGTGTGTTAGAAAGTGATAAGTGCTGTGGATTCCATTGAGAAGAGGATGGACAAGGGGACTAAGCCTGAGGCTTGGGGCTCCAACTTGGGAAAGAACCTACAGGAAGGCTGAATGAGAACAGTAGGAGAGGGAGCCACAGTGTATTAGGGAGTTGCTCAACACTGTGTACCTCCCTATTATACTTCCTTATTACTCAAAAATGTGACTGCAATTATGTCCATGAAAATCTatacaaggccaggcatggtgactcacacctgtaatctctgcacttcgggaggtcgaggtaggcagatcacctgaggtcaggaattcgagaccagcctggcgaacatggtgaaaccccacctctactaaaaattcaaatattagcCAGCACGTGGCGGCGcaccgctgtaatcccagctacttgggaggctgaggcagaagaataacttgaacccgggaggcggagcttgcagtgagccgagatcgcgctactgcactccagcctgggtgacagagcaagacattgtctcaaaaaaaaaaaaaaaaaaaaaagctatttgaaTAGTTGATATAGGAATGGAGAAAAGGAGGCCAGGCAAAGAAAATCTCACATTAGGATTACTGTAAGTATGCTAATTTAGCTGTTTCACTCTTAAATGTTAACTCTTTGAAGGCAAAGATTTgtttatctttagttttttttgttattgttttttttttttttttttttttgagatggagtctcactctgttgcccaggctggagtgcaatggagcgatcttggctcattgcaacctccgcctcctgggttcaagggattctcctgcctcagccttctgattagctgggattacaggcacctgccactacacccagctaatttttgtatttttagtagagagaaggtttcaccatgttagtcaggctagtcttgaactcctgacctcaggtgatccgcccccgctcgatctcccaaagtgttgggattacaggtgtgagccactgcacctggtcttatCTTTAGATTTCTATCTCGGCTGGATACCTGGCCTAATAGAGTAGTTacatatttgctgagtgaatgagtgaaaaaCGCGTGGAGAGTTGGAGTGAAGCTGTGACCTGCCATGCTGGGACCATCCAGCGCTCCCAATCATAATTCAGTTGCAGATGTTGGAGCTCATAAACCGATACCGCAAAATACAGTGCCTTGGGATACCGAACTGCAGAAGCCTAAAGATCTCTTTGATCTCCCCGACAAGGTCTCTTCCGAAGAAGTTgaagtcttggccgggcgcggtggctcaagcctgtaatcccagcactttgggaggctgagaggggtggatcacgaggtcaggagatccagaccatcctggctaacacggtgaaaccccgtctctactaaaaaatacaaaaaactagccgggcgaggtggcgggcgcctgtagtcccagctactcgggaggctgaggcaggagaatggcgtaaacccgggaggcggagcttgcagtgagctgagatccggccactgcactccagcctgggcgacagagcgagactccgagactccgtctcaaaaaaaaaaaaaaaaaaaaagagcagtattgccgccagcatgtctcacctccagccgtaaggcagttttctcctatctcagtaaatagaatgcACGATCGAGTGGTACATcgagacattccattcccaggaaCGAGCGGGAGACAGATGCCTTTCTCTTCtctcaactgcaaagaggccttcctcagcacagaccctttacgggtgtcgggctgggggatggccaggtctttcccttcccacgaggccatatctcaggctgtctcagtggggagaaaccttggacaacacccaggctttcttgggcagaggtccctgcggctttCCGCAGTGCACTGTGTCCCTGGGTATTTGAGACTGGAGAATagcgatgacttttaccaagcatgctgcctgcaaacacatttttaccgaagcacatcctgcacagccctaaatccattaaaccttgagtcaatacagcacatgtttctgggagcacagggttggggctagggttacagattaacagcatctcaaggcagaagaatttttcttagtacagaacaaaatggagtttcttatgtcttcctttttctacatagacgaagtaacagtctgatctttctttctttctcccacagTATATAAGCTTCTGAACCCTGTTGGGAGGTGGATACACTGTGTGGTTCTCCCTgtgcaaatattaatatatttctatgcttttacctttttttaaatcaTCCAGGGTGGAGTACggtgatgccatctcagctcactgcaacctccacctcccgggttcaagcaattcttgtgtctcagtctcgcgagtagctgggattacagacatatgccatcacacccacccagttaatttttgtctttttagtagagatggggtttcaccttgttggccaggatggttttgaactcctggcctcaagtgatccgccagcctcagcctcccaaagttctgggtgtatgccttttctctaatgaatttactctttatttttttttttgagacggagtcttactctgtcgcccaggctggagtgcagtggcgtgatctctgctcactgcaagctctgcctcccgggttcacgccattctcctgcttcagcctcctgagtagctgggactaccggtgccctccaccatgcccggcaaattttttttttttttgtatttttagtagagatggggtttcaccatgtttagccaggatggtctcgatcttctgacctcgtgatccgcctgcctcagcctcccaaagtgctgggattacaggtgtgagccaccgtacccagccataTTTACCTTTTTTGTGAGTTGGTTTTCAGTGAACCTTTGGAGGGTGAAGGGGAAACTGCGTTGACCCCAACACGGACCCACAGCATGGAAGGATGTGTAGAGGAGCACAGGAATTTCTGTCAGTGACACTGATGACCAAAGGTTGGAATTTACTCcccaatttttatctttattgtaaAATCTGCTACAGGATAGTATGGGACCTGGCATCCACTAACTGAAACCCATCCCAAATGTTTACATATCACCCGTTGTCTTTTGCTTTGTTGGCCTCACCAATGCAAGGTGCACATCTTATAGAACAGAGAGACGCCTGAGAATATGAAgagattgttatttttattaaggaagagtagcctttttttttttttaacagggtcacagaaacaggaaagaagttAGTGAATGTACAATATGAAACAACAATAAATCCatcataagaaatatttttcaaaagaataaaatattagttttcacgattttattttgttaagttcAGAATACAAACAGATTTTTGACATGAGTGGTTGTGCTTCCACCCCTTATGTTGATAATATATgctaatcttttatatttttttccaaatgaaggcAAGATTACGAAAACGACAGAGAATAACAGCATAATAGCACAATAGCATAATAGCATAATGCTAAGTCTTGGAAGATACAGGGAGAAGAAATTGAAGTAGTCATACCaccacaaaggaagaaaaacaacctGAGACTTCAGACTGCAAGGGACAGCATGAGTGGTTCTAATACATACAGGTAGATGAGGCAGGACAGAAGCAGAAAGGAAGGGTGGAGGAAAGATGCACCAAATTCTGTGAGCAAAGCCTCAGCGTTTCTTAGGCTAGAGGCAGAGCCAGGCTGGCCCGCCTAGCAGCAGCATTGCTTCTTGCAGCAGCACTTCTGCTGACAGCAGCACTTCTGCTGGTAACAGCCCttcccacagccacagccacacgAGCTGCAGGTGCGGCGGCAGCAACAGATCACAGGCGTGCTGCAGCAGCCCCCACAGCAGCCGCGGCAGCAGGGGCAGCAGCTGGAGCAGCAGCCCACCCGGTAGCACCTGCAGGTGGTGCAGCTGCCACAGCCACCACCACAGCCACCGCCACAGCCACCACCGCAGccaccaccacagccaccacAGCCACCACCGCAGCCACCACAGCCACCACAACTTCCACAACCACAGCAACCCATGGTGTCAGTAGAGAGGACTCAGGTGACGTGAGGAGGGAGGACTCAGCAGGGGTGAAGAGGTCTGATGCTCTTTGCTACAGGGGCTCTTAAATACCCCTTCCAGGCCTAACACGCGGCAGGCAGCCACTTCCTTGTTTCCTCCAGCTTCCCTGGAGGAATTTCACAAGACCCTGAGTGTATTTCCTCACTGGACACCTCTGACTTCATAGAATTGcttattttcacatttacttCTTCCTCAAGTTATGTTTCTCATAAAAACAAcatgtttcttaaatatttagtCTCGTTTTAACCTAGCAGTTCGCAAGTGTAATCTATGAGTCTCATTTGATGAAAGCCCATCTCCTATATTCCATGCATCAGAATTCCTTGGCCCCGAGAGGATCTTTCCTTGGTTCCCCCTCCTCTAAAGGAAGCCCTTTCTGTTTTCAGGCGCTGTCTGTAGAATGCAAGAGAACGTGAGATCCCACATGGAGAAGCAAACACGCAAAGCTTCACGTGTCATAAGGTCCCTTGGCTAACATCTCAGAAGACTTTCTCACCTGTTTTCAGACTTACTTTTGCTGTGGATTCACAAGTCAAAATATGGGAAAGATATCCATCTTGGGTTGATAGTCACGGTGTATTTCAAAGTAAGCTTCCCACACTGGCTCATGTTCCCCTCTTGTCCTATACACATGGAGTAGTGGATGAGGTAGCCAAGAGCCTCTGCCACCAGCAGGTTTCATGTCCCTTAAAAAGCCATGGTCCCTATGTGACCCAGTTTCCTTAGCTTAGGGTAAATAATGTATACTCTTTTAAAAGACcttattttttagagcaatttttgGTTCACATCAAAATTGAGctgagggccaggtgcggtggctcacccctgtaatcccagcactttgggaggctgaggcaggtggatcacttgaggtcaggagttccagaccagcctggtcaacccccgtctctactaaaaaatacaaaaattagctgggagtggtagtgggcacctgtagtcccagctacttgggagactgaggcaagagaattgcttgaacctggcagacggaggttgcaatgagccaagatcgagccactgcactccagcctgggtgacagagtgagacttcatcttaaaataataataataataataataataatagagccAAAAGTACAGAGTTCCCTTATACCCCCTGTCCTCCCCAACACAGCCTCCTTCACTACTGACATCACATGCCAGggtggtatatttgttacaactgGTGAACCTACAGTGAGACATCATaatcacccaaagtccacagcTTTCATCAAGGCTCACTCTTGCCTTCTTTCACCACCCCAGGTCCTTAACCCCTTCAGAATCATATGTcccgctgggcgtggtggcttatgcctgtaatcccagcactttgggaggctgaggcaggcagatcacctgaggtcaggagtttgagaccagcctggctaacatggggaaaccctgtctctactaaaaatatgaaaattaaccgggtggtggctcatgcctgtagtcccagctatgcggaaggctgaggcatgagaatgacttgaatacgggaggcagaggttcaacagcctgggcatcagagtgagacttggtctcaaagaagaaaaaaagaatcgtATGTCCTAGAAattgtctccaaaaaattaaaagaaaagaagaacttCATGTAAAGCCCTTTTGCAGCCTTCAAAAGCTATTCCTAAATTGGCCTCTTTTCCTGAGTGCTATGATGTGGGGTATTCTCCCTTATATTTCTGTAGAGCAGTGGATCTCAATGAGGGGCAATTTTGCCCCAGGAGACACTTAGCAacatctgaagacatttttgcttcttttcgtttcgttttgttttgttttattttgttttgttgttttgagacagagtctcgctctgtcacccaggctggagtgcagtggcgcaatctcagctcactgcaagctctgcatcctgggttgatgccattctcctgcctcagcctcccaagtagctgggatacaggcgcctgccacagtgcctggctaattttttgtatttttagtagagacggggtttcaccgtgttagccaggatgatctcaatctcctgacctcgtgatcctcccaccttggcctcccaaagtgctgggattactgggattacagacgtgagtcactgcgcctggcctgacaTTTTTGCTTGTTATAACTGGCAGAGACATTGTCATAACTAGTGGCttgaggccagagatgctgctcaACATTCTACATTGTGCAGGACAGTCCTCACACAAGGAATTGTCCGGCTGAAAATGTCGGTAGTGCCAAAGTTGACAAATCTTGTCATATTTAGTGTTTTCCCTTTCTAAAGCATTTTCGCCTCCATTATTTTGAAACAATGTTATTGCCTGAGATTTaccttaaaaaattattattcaattaGTTAACAAAGATGCATCATGCCCATGTCAGGTAAAATATTCTgggctggggccaggcatggtgattacacctgtaatcccagcacttttgggaggctgaggcaggaggatcacatgagtccaggaatttgagatgaacctgggcaatatagcgacacccttatctctacaaaaaataaaaaattagccaggtgtggtggtgtgcacctctagtcttagctacttgggaggctgaggtgggaagatcacttgagcccaagaggttgaggctgcagtgagccatgaacatgccactgcactccaatctgtgtgacagagtgaggcactgtgtcaaaaaacaaaaacaaaacaaaaacaaaaaaagaagactgtGCTGTGCTGGAAGTTTCTGTAGCAGAACATTTTGAGCCATGATTTGGCCTGTGAGTTAGAGCAGGAAGTAAGGCTTGGGGGGTcagggcaccaccatgcccggctaactttttgtgttttttctagtggagatggggtttcaccatgttggccaggctggtctcgaactcccaacctcaggtgatccactcgccttggtctcccaaagtgctgggattacaggcatgagccaccaaacctggccaacacaatgttaaatatattgaaaaatgaaacataGAGCCAGGCTTTGTAACTGTGTGGTGGGGACCAAATCTTACATTCTCGGGTGGACAATCTCCAGTGAGAGTATCCGGCTGCTTCTGCAGTTGGCAGTGACATTTGTGCTGGAGATACCTGTCATTTCTCCAGACTTTGGTAAGATAATTTCTGGGCACTGTACAGGAATAGCCTCCTGATAATGTTTATTCGTTGTTCGAATGTTGGACCATCCAGTCAAGCATTGCTGTTGTACTATACGGGCTTTCTGAGTGTGCCCAAGGCTGTTGATAATACCCGCTTTCCCATGACTCTCAGGAGGTCTTACTGGAATTTTTAGGACATTCGactcagaaaataaacaaaacaagtaaTCTCATAAATCTAGCTCCCATTCCAAAGGGCagtaaataatatattatgaGATTCTCCCATGACAATTGACCCAAACCATAATAAGGAAGTGGTCATGTgtcttccccctcctctccccagagTTGGTACATAAGGGCCTCCCCCAGCAGAAGGAGGCATCAGACCTGCTCACCTCTCAAGTCCTCCTTCCTCACTTCTCCTGAGTCCTCTCTACTGACACCATGGGTTGCTGTGGTTGTGGAAGTTGTGGTGGCTGTGGTGGCTGCGgtggtggctgtggtggtggctgtggtggctgcggtggtggctgtggtggctgtggtggtggCTGTGGCAGCTGCACCACCTGCAGGTGCTACCGGGTGGGCTGCTGCTCCAGCTGCTGCCCCTGCTGCCGCGGCTGCTGTGGGGGCTGCTGTAGCACGCCCGTGATCTGCTGCTGCCGCCGCACCTGCAGCTcgtgtggctgtggctgtgggaaGGGCTGTTGCCAGCAGAAGGGCTGTTGCCAGCAGAAGTGCTGCTGCCAGAAGCAATGCTGCtgctaggcaggtcccaggcctCCGGGAAGATGCTGCAGGTAACTAACTGTCCTGTTGGTAAAAtgttctctccctcctgccagtCTTCTCTGATATGAAAGTCACAAGAAGTTTTATCCACATTCCCTGGTCTCTGAGATCCTGCCTGCACATGAAAACCACCAACACAAACCTTCTCTATCAAGCACCAATCAAAGTATGAGTCCAACAAAACAGAGGGATATTTTTCATGCTatgttttcttgaaattttacTATTGAAATGTTTGCTTCTAttcctttttccttcattctgtagTTTCTGTATTCTGCATGTCTGCtcctgctttctgtttctgtaaacCTGAGACAATATTTTCCCAATAAACCACATAAAACTGGCATTAAAGGCTCATGGacatctccttctttcttttgttattctAATGTGTTTAAAGGAAAGATGCAATTAAATCTAGAAAACTAATACTCCCTATGTTTGTTTGTGATGGATTTAGAAT
The sequence above is drawn from the Macaca mulatta isolate MMU2019108-1 chromosome 12, T2T-MMU8v2.0, whole genome shotgun sequence genome and encodes:
- the LOC144333286 gene encoding small cysteine and glycine repeat-containing protein 3-like — encoded protein: MGCCGCGSCGGCGGCGGGCGGCGGGCGGGCGGGCGGGCGSCTTCRCYRVGCCSSCCPCCRGCCGGCCSTPVICCCRRTCSSCGCGCGKGCYQQKCCCQQKCCCKKQCCC
- the LOC144333584 gene encoding uncharacterized protein LOC144333584, with translation MGCCGCGSCGGCGGCGGGCGGGCGGCGGGCGGCGGGCGSCTTCRCYRVGCCSSCCPCCRGCCGGCCSTPVICCCRRTCSSCGCGCGKGCCQQKGCCQQKCCCQKQCCC